A part of Paenibacillus donghaensis genomic DNA contains:
- the spoVAD gene encoding stage V sporulation protein AD, protein MKQLGKQSWEFTTRPVILGASAVVGPEEGEGPLASDFDFIYDSLEMGEKTWEKAERALFEKASKLALMNADLEQDKLEFFVGGDLMNQIISSSFAARKLGVPYLGVFGACSTSMESLAIASMIVDSGGSKYVLAGTSSHNCTVEKQFRYPTEYGSQKPPTAQYTVTGSGCAVVGVNDGSGKHPYMLTATLGKIMDLGLTDPFNMGAAMAPAAADTLTAHFRDTGLTPSHYDLIVTGDLATVGLPIAQTLLAEGGIPMEETVFKDCGNMIYNMDKQKYVIAGGSGCGCSATVTYGHILKRMRKGELKRVLVVATGALLSPLSYQQGESIPCVAHAVALEFGGETR, encoded by the coding sequence ATGAAGCAGCTAGGTAAGCAAAGCTGGGAGTTTACGACACGTCCGGTCATTCTGGGCGCTTCCGCCGTAGTCGGGCCTGAAGAAGGCGAGGGGCCGCTGGCCTCTGACTTTGATTTCATTTACGACTCGCTGGAGATGGGCGAGAAGACCTGGGAGAAGGCCGAACGGGCCTTATTCGAGAAAGCCTCCAAGCTGGCTTTGATGAACGCCGATCTGGAGCAGGACAAGCTGGAGTTTTTTGTGGGCGGCGATTTGATGAACCAGATCATCAGCAGCTCGTTCGCCGCCCGTAAGCTGGGTGTGCCATACCTGGGCGTATTCGGCGCCTGCTCTACCTCAATGGAGAGTCTGGCGATTGCCTCGATGATTGTTGATTCCGGCGGTAGCAAATATGTGCTCGCAGGAACCTCCAGCCACAACTGTACGGTGGAGAAGCAGTTCCGGTATCCAACGGAATATGGCTCGCAGAAGCCGCCGACCGCACAATATACTGTAACGGGCTCCGGCTGCGCTGTGGTTGGCGTGAATGATGGCTCGGGCAAGCACCCGTATATGCTAACGGCAACACTGGGCAAAATTATGGATTTGGGTCTCACCGATCCTTTTAATATGGGGGCAGCGATGGCTCCGGCTGCGGCAGACACCCTAACTGCCCACTTCCGAGATACCGGACTTACCCCGAGCCATTATGATCTGATCGTTACCGGTGATCTGGCTACTGTGGGGCTGCCGATTGCCCAGACTTTGCTGGCTGAAGGCGGGATTCCTATGGAAGAGACGGTGTTCAAGGACTGCGGGAACATGATCTACAATATGGACAAGCAGAAATATGTCATCGCAGGTGGAAGTGGGTGCGGCTGCTCGGCAACAGTCACCTACGGGCATATCCTGAAGCGGATGCGAAAAGGGGAACTGAAGCGGGTACTCGTCGTGGCTACAGGTGCGCTGCTCTCGCCTCTGTCCTATCAGCAAGGGGAGAGCATCCCTTGTGTCGCTCATGCGGTAGCGCTCGAATTTGGAGGTGAAACAAGATGA
- a CDS encoding M42 family metallopeptidase, translated as MNQETLDLFKTLTEFPSAPGYERELRAYVKEAMSPYTDEFLQDRLGSLFGVLRGEENGPKIMVAGHFDEVGFMVTGITDKGMIRFQTLGGWLSSAVSSQRVEVITPQGKLNGVVGSMPIHLLSDDERKQAGDIRKMYIDIGADSREEAESFGVAPGQQILPVCPFTPLANPKKIMAKAWDNRYGVGLAIELMQALHGKKLPNTVFAGATVQEEVGLRGARTAANLLNPDIFFGLDASAAADMTGDRQAFGQLGQGALLRIYDPTMVTHRGLIEYVQDTAQTHKIKTQYFVSQGGTDAGQVHVSGIGVPSTVIGICSRYIHTASSIIHSDDYAAAKELLIKLVEGLDRTTLETIIENS; from the coding sequence ATGAACCAGGAAACCCTTGATTTGTTCAAAACATTAACTGAATTCCCCTCAGCCCCGGGCTATGAGCGCGAACTGCGCGCTTATGTCAAGGAGGCTATGTCACCTTATACGGACGAATTTCTGCAGGATCGTCTGGGCAGCTTGTTTGGTGTGCTGCGCGGTGAAGAGAACGGCCCCAAGATTATGGTCGCCGGACATTTTGACGAGGTAGGCTTTATGGTTACCGGCATCACGGACAAAGGCATGATCCGCTTCCAGACGCTGGGCGGCTGGTTGTCTTCTGCCGTCAGCTCGCAGCGGGTGGAGGTGATCACGCCCCAAGGCAAGCTGAACGGTGTGGTCGGCAGCATGCCGATCCACTTATTGAGCGATGATGAACGTAAGCAAGCCGGCGATATCCGCAAAATGTACATCGACATCGGTGCCGACAGCCGGGAGGAAGCCGAGAGCTTCGGCGTTGCTCCGGGGCAGCAGATCCTGCCGGTCTGCCCGTTCACCCCGCTGGCCAATCCCAAGAAGATTATGGCCAAGGCCTGGGACAACCGTTATGGTGTAGGGCTGGCGATTGAGCTGATGCAGGCGCTGCACGGCAAAAAGCTGCCCAATACCGTCTTCGCCGGAGCAACTGTCCAGGAGGAAGTGGGCCTGCGCGGTGCGCGCACTGCGGCCAACCTGCTGAACCCCGATATTTTCTTCGGACTGGATGCGAGCGCGGCAGCCGACATGACTGGCGACCGTCAGGCGTTCGGCCAGTTGGGCCAGGGGGCGCTGCTGCGTATCTATGACCCGACCATGGTTACCCACCGCGGATTGATTGAATATGTGCAGGATACCGCACAGACCCATAAGATCAAGACGCAATATTTCGTCTCCCAGGGCGGCACGGATGCCGGCCAGGTGCATGTCAGCGGAATCGGTGTTCCGTCCACCGTTATCGGCATCTGCTCCCGTTATATCCACACCGCCTCCTCCATCATTCACAGCGATGATTATGCCGCTGCCAAGGAGCTGCTGATCAAGCTGGTAGAGGGTCTGGACCGTACTACGCTTGAGACGATTATTGAGAATAGCTGA
- a CDS encoding mannitol-1-phosphate 5-dehydrogenase, whose product MKAVHFGAGNIGRGFIGLLLSRSGYEVCFVDVNEAVVAELKRRGEYPVTLASGSQETVVVHNVTALSSVTEADQVATAIAEADLVTTAVGVSVLKHIAAVLAEGIKRRLAVTSAPLHVIACENAIGGSSQLKELVYGQLDQALHSQADETVAFPDAAVDRIVPLQQHEDILKVVVEPFYEWAVDGSRMLPGYQPVEGVHYVDDLEPYIERKLFTVNTGHCSAAYLGYLHGCNTIQQVMENEQLTAQVREVLEETGAMLVRKHGFDQATHQQYISTILERFGNPALTDEVSRVGRSPIRKLSPNDRLVSPALQAYEAGLGYTALARSMAAALLFESADDPEAAELAASIRDIDVAAALTKVSGIAAEHPVHQAVMAEYAKLKQQPSQV is encoded by the coding sequence ATGAAAGCCGTCCATTTCGGAGCAGGCAATATCGGCAGAGGGTTTATCGGACTGCTGCTGTCGCGTTCAGGGTATGAGGTCTGTTTCGTCGATGTGAATGAGGCGGTGGTGGCCGAGCTGAAGCGGCGCGGAGAATATCCGGTGACACTGGCAAGCGGAAGCCAGGAGACCGTAGTTGTCCACAATGTAACAGCGCTCAGCAGTGTAACGGAAGCGGATCAAGTGGCCACAGCGATTGCAGAGGCCGACCTGGTCACAACGGCGGTCGGGGTATCCGTGCTGAAGCATATCGCGGCTGTGCTGGCGGAAGGCATCAAGCGGCGGCTGGCCGTGACTTCGGCACCGCTGCATGTGATCGCCTGCGAGAACGCCATTGGCGGCAGCTCCCAGCTAAAAGAACTGGTATATGGCCAGCTTGATCAGGCTTTGCACAGCCAGGCTGACGAAACCGTAGCGTTCCCGGATGCCGCAGTGGACCGGATTGTGCCGCTGCAGCAGCATGAGGATATTCTGAAGGTAGTGGTAGAGCCTTTTTATGAGTGGGCTGTGGACGGGTCGCGGATGCTGCCCGGCTATCAGCCGGTCGAGGGTGTGCATTATGTGGATGATCTGGAGCCGTACATTGAACGCAAGCTGTTCACGGTTAATACTGGCCACTGCTCCGCCGCCTATCTTGGGTATCTGCACGGCTGCAACACGATTCAGCAGGTAATGGAGAATGAGCAGCTGACTGCACAGGTTCGTGAAGTATTGGAGGAGACCGGGGCGATGCTGGTGCGCAAGCACGGGTTCGATCAGGCAACACATCAACAATATATCAGCACCATATTGGAGCGTTTCGGCAATCCGGCGCTGACCGATGAAGTGTCCCGTGTCGGCCGTTCGCCCATCCGTAAGCTGTCGCCGAATGACCGGCTGGTGTCACCTGCGCTGCAGGCTTATGAAGCCGGACTAGGGTATACCGCGCTTGCGCGTTCAATGGCCGCAGCGCTGCTGTTTGAGTCAGCGGATGATCCCGAGGCCGCTGAGCTGGCGGCTTCTATCAGGGACATCGACGTGGCCGCGGCGCTCACGAAGGTTAGCGGAATCGCAGCGGAGCATCCGGTGCACCAGGCGGTGATGGCGGAATACGCCAAGCTGAAGCAGCAGCCGTCCCAAGTATAA
- the spoVAC gene encoding stage V sporulation protein AC, which translates to MTPQDYEKLSKPYVPNRPVLKNCLRAFLSGGLICLIGQGIQEVFMAYFDMTSKEAASPTVAVLIIISVILTSFGVYDKLSQWCGAGTAVPITGFANSMCSAALEHRAEGLVLGVGANMFKLAGSVIVFGVVAAFIVGVVYAFLGLGGGHL; encoded by the coding sequence ATGACTCCGCAAGATTATGAGAAATTGTCCAAGCCTTACGTGCCGAATCGTCCTGTACTTAAGAATTGTCTGCGGGCATTCCTGTCGGGGGGACTGATCTGCTTAATTGGACAAGGAATCCAGGAGGTGTTCATGGCGTATTTCGACATGACTTCCAAGGAAGCTGCAAGCCCGACTGTGGCGGTATTAATTATTATTTCTGTTATTCTGACCAGCTTTGGCGTATACGACAAGCTGTCGCAGTGGTGCGGTGCGGGCACCGCTGTCCCTATTACGGGTTTCGCCAACAGCATGTGTTCCGCGGCTCTGGAGCACCGGGCCGAAGGGCTTGTGCTCGGTGTCGGCGCCAACATGTTCAAGCTGGCCGGCTCCGTCATTGTGTTCGGGGTGGTGGCGGCTTTTATAGTAGGCGTTGTTTATGCCTTCTTGGGACTGGGAGGTGGACATTTATGA
- the spoVAE gene encoding stage V sporulation protein AE produces the protein MIYLWAFLVGGAICVIGQLMFDVGKLTPAHTMSTLVVAGAIADAFGLYDPLVKFAGAGATVPITSFGNSLVHGALTELEQQGWIGVVTGIFSLTSAGISAAIVFSFLAALVVRPKG, from the coding sequence ATGATCTACTTGTGGGCTTTCCTGGTTGGCGGGGCCATCTGTGTGATCGGACAGCTGATGTTTGATGTGGGTAAGCTGACGCCTGCCCATACGATGAGCACGCTGGTGGTGGCAGGAGCTATTGCCGATGCGTTCGGCCTCTATGATCCACTGGTGAAATTCGCCGGTGCAGGAGCAACGGTTCCGATTACGAGCTTCGGGAATTCACTCGTGCACGGTGCGCTTACGGAGCTGGAGCAGCAGGGCTGGATTGGGGTGGTAACCGGTATCTTCAGCTTGACAAGCGCAGGTATCTCGGCAGCCATTGTCTTTTCCTTCCTTGCCGCGTTGGTGGTAAGACCGAAGGGCTGA